A portion of the Oxynema aestuarii AP17 genome contains these proteins:
- a CDS encoding cupin-like domain-containing protein, producing MRDLAPLLPSNWQEWIANHKSRKIADGEIVNAMIEQGIDIRIATAAVKEIIPTEKNNGDRATDGKIAQLEAKIAQQAEQLKSLKLQLDIYYDLEQLEPNFGKVERRSGLSRQEFLENYYAKNRPVILTDIVPQWKAHSRWTPDYLKKKYGHLDVSVQYDRHSNPLYEIEKEKHQKTMKLGEYADLVVNGGKTNQYYMVPFNANILKDEFQGLFEDVQLSDNYFDRSLGRERFSFWFGPEGTITPLHFDLMNSFLCQVYGRKRMRLISPNQKHLMYNYMSFHTPIDLDRPDFTKYPLFKNVNVIDVVIHPGEAMFVPAGWWHHVTALDITISLSVMNFVFPNGYDHLLSKNYEI from the coding sequence ATGCGCGATCTCGCCCCTTTACTGCCCAGCAACTGGCAAGAATGGATTGCCAACCATAAATCTCGCAAGATTGCCGACGGTGAAATCGTCAACGCCATGATCGAACAAGGCATTGACATTAGAATAGCGACAGCAGCCGTTAAGGAAATTATTCCCACCGAGAAGAACAATGGCGATCGCGCTACCGATGGCAAAATTGCACAACTCGAAGCCAAAATTGCCCAACAAGCCGAACAACTCAAAAGCTTAAAACTACAACTCGATATTTATTACGATTTAGAACAACTCGAACCCAATTTCGGCAAAGTCGAACGGCGATCGGGGTTATCCCGTCAAGAATTCCTCGAAAACTATTACGCCAAAAATCGCCCCGTTATCTTGACCGATATCGTTCCCCAGTGGAAAGCTCATTCACGGTGGACCCCCGACTATCTCAAAAAAAAATACGGTCATCTCGACGTTTCCGTTCAGTACGATCGCCACTCCAACCCGCTTTATGAAATCGAAAAAGAAAAACATCAAAAAACGATGAAATTAGGCGAATATGCCGATCTCGTCGTCAATGGCGGTAAAACAAATCAATATTATATGGTGCCCTTTAACGCCAATATTCTCAAAGATGAATTTCAAGGCTTATTTGAAGATGTCCAACTCTCCGACAACTATTTCGATCGCAGCTTAGGACGAGAACGTTTCTCATTTTGGTTCGGTCCGGAAGGAACGATTACCCCGCTTCATTTTGACCTGATGAATAGTTTTCTCTGTCAGGTTTACGGACGCAAACGGATGCGACTAATTTCGCCCAACCAAAAACATCTCATGTACAACTACATGAGTTTCCACACCCCAATCGATCTCGACCGTCCGGATTTTACAAAATACCCTTTATTTAAAAACGTTAACGTCATCGACGTCGTGATTCACCCCGGTGAAGCGATGTTTGTTCCGGCGGGGTGGTGGCATCACGTCACTGCTTTAGATATTACCATTTCCCTCTCGGTGATGAATTTTGTTTTTCCGAACGGTTACGACCACTTACTCAGTAAAAATTACGAGATTTAG
- a CDS encoding 2OG-Fe(II) oxygenase, whose amino-acid sequence MSATTQNIESQVHVMMLIEGGHQCELSLSFDSPLLLELLEALQNRSQGETENNRLFQIPVDEGRSMLYFPSHSIVAIATDPPLTFGETGELKEMTQMVQSPPEPTPTPQAETPQIQAQSTADPNSSNGPVLIESRYFQIENFLTPKEHNRLLNYVLNKKSEFVQSTVSSGDPEYRKSLLLFYFEDFAELIQARLKQNFSTICKELGIGEFPISQIETQITAHNDGHYYKAHNDNGDEKTATRAISYVYYFNREPKQFSGGELKIYDSWKHNESYYTMAAESSKVVQPYNNSIVFFSSSCCHEVQPVRCSSNDFADSRFTLNGWIRY is encoded by the coding sequence ATGAGCGCAACTACGCAAAATATCGAGTCTCAAGTTCACGTTATGATGTTGATTGAAGGGGGACATCAATGCGAATTGTCTCTCAGTTTCGACTCGCCATTATTACTGGAATTACTCGAAGCATTGCAAAACCGTTCTCAGGGAGAAACGGAGAATAATCGCCTCTTTCAAATTCCCGTAGATGAGGGGCGATCGATGTTGTATTTTCCCAGTCATTCGATCGTGGCGATCGCCACCGATCCGCCGTTGACGTTCGGCGAAACAGGCGAACTCAAAGAAATGACTCAAATGGTTCAATCCCCGCCCGAACCGACCCCCACGCCGCAAGCGGAGACCCCACAAATTCAGGCGCAAAGTACCGCCGATCCCAACTCCAGCAATGGTCCAGTTTTAATCGAATCTCGTTACTTCCAAATCGAAAACTTTTTAACCCCAAAAGAACATAATCGCTTATTAAATTACGTCCTGAACAAAAAATCCGAGTTCGTCCAAAGTACGGTATCGAGTGGCGATCCAGAATATCGCAAATCCCTACTGTTATTCTATTTTGAAGATTTCGCGGAACTGATTCAAGCCCGCCTCAAACAAAATTTCTCGACGATTTGCAAGGAGTTGGGAATTGGCGAGTTTCCCATCAGTCAAATTGAAACCCAAATCACCGCCCATAATGACGGGCATTATTATAAAGCCCACAATGACAACGGCGACGAAAAAACTGCAACTCGGGCGATCAGTTACGTTTATTATTTCAACCGCGAACCAAAACAGTTCTCGGGGGGAGAATTAAAAATTTACGATAGTTGGAAGCACAACGAATCCTATTACACGATGGCGGCGGAATCGTCGAAAGTCGTGCAACCGTACAATAACAGTATTGTCTTTTTTAGTAGTAGTTGCTGTCACGAAGTCCAACCCGTTCGCTGTTCTTCTAATGATTTTGCAGACAGTCGCTTTACCCTCAACGGTTGGATTCGTTATTGA
- a CDS encoding cyclase family protein, giving the protein MKQIVYSQVIHLSHPIHPEIPRWPGDPPVEFEAIAQLPEDGYYLRRFSMGEHSATHINAPNSFYTDGVGIDAYAAESLILPAVVLDWRDRAIAHPDSVVEIADILAWEALHGAIAPGSVVLLYTGWQQRWASGEQFINDRHFPGFAAETSQFLLERRQIGGVGTDTHGVDPGQDDRFATNRQILAKQGIVLENLANLDRLPPTGTTLAIGILRLQKGSGSPAAVFAFIP; this is encoded by the coding sequence ATGAAACAGATTGTTTATTCTCAAGTGATTCATCTCAGTCACCCCATTCACCCCGAGATCCCGCGATGGCCCGGGGATCCCCCGGTCGAGTTCGAGGCGATCGCCCAACTGCCGGAAGACGGCTATTATTTGCGGCGATTTTCGATGGGAGAACATAGCGCTACTCACATCAACGCGCCCAACAGTTTTTATACCGATGGCGTCGGTATCGATGCTTATGCTGCCGAATCTTTAATCCTCCCGGCGGTGGTTCTCGACTGGCGCGATCGCGCGATCGCCCACCCGGACTCGGTTGTAGAAATTGCCGACATCCTCGCCTGGGAAGCCCTACACGGCGCGATCGCCCCCGGCAGCGTCGTTCTTTTATACACGGGTTGGCAACAACGCTGGGCTTCAGGGGAACAATTTATCAACGATCGCCATTTCCCCGGTTTTGCGGCGGAAACCAGCCAATTTTTACTCGAACGACGACAAATCGGCGGCGTCGGAACCGACACTCACGGCGTCGATCCCGGACAAGACGATCGCTTCGCCACCAATCGTCAAATCTTGGCAAAACAGGGCATTGTTTTAGAAAATCTTGCCAATTTAGACCGCCTTCCCCCGACGGGAACCACATTGGCGATCGGTATTTTGCGCCTGCAAAAAGGTAGCGGATCTCCCGCCGCCGTTTTCGCCTTCATTCCCTAG
- a CDS encoding DUF3386 domain-containing protein, with translation MTRFRAISIAMLHRFTRIVLTLTCCVALLATVWGGSTPANAAPMAFSESHSALEVFREAYENRYTWDEDFPGYQAAVEVNWNGETYRGQLRLDADLNGEVTGIDNPEVTKEVSQQLNMLATHRHAVPFERAHEEESFNFGEIRNNGAVEIDQIGGTPSYYLVRDRKIVQVNRLMGEVAVKVDLLGDRDTPNGYLGTQYRAVFTADATGETLAKVNFEDFYDKIGGYYIPTRQKIETVETGKTSQVKIDLTDVQLLS, from the coding sequence ATGACAAGATTTCGCGCAATATCGATCGCCATGCTACACCGATTCACACGAATTGTTTTGACTTTAACCTGCTGCGTCGCCCTCCTCGCCACAGTTTGGGGAGGGTCTACCCCGGCGAACGCGGCCCCGATGGCCTTTAGCGAAAGCCACAGCGCCCTTGAAGTGTTCCGGGAGGCGTATGAAAACCGCTATACCTGGGATGAAGACTTTCCCGGTTACCAGGCGGCGGTGGAGGTCAACTGGAACGGGGAGACCTATCGCGGTCAACTCCGTCTCGATGCGGATTTGAACGGCGAAGTCACGGGGATTGATAACCCGGAAGTGACGAAGGAAGTGTCGCAACAGTTGAATATGTTGGCGACTCACCGACACGCGGTTCCTTTTGAACGTGCCCACGAGGAAGAGAGTTTTAATTTCGGAGAAATCCGCAATAATGGCGCGGTCGAAATCGATCAAATTGGGGGAACGCCATCTTATTATTTGGTGCGCGATCGCAAAATCGTGCAAGTCAATCGCTTGATGGGTGAAGTGGCGGTTAAAGTCGATTTATTGGGCGATCGCGATACGCCAAATGGCTATCTCGGCACCCAATATCGCGCGGTATTTACGGCAGATGCTACGGGAGAAACCTTAGCAAAGGTAAATTTTGAAGATTTTTACGACAAAATCGGCGGTTATTACATCCCGACTCGCCAAAAAATTGAAACGGTAGAAACGGGGAAAACTAGTCAGGTCAAAATTGATTTGACGGACGTGCAGTTATTATCGTAA
- a CDS encoding pyridoxal phosphate-dependent aminotransferase, which produces MKLAARVGQVTPSLTLAISAQAKAMKAEGIDVCSFSAGEPDFDTPDHIKAAAKKALDEGKTKYGPAAGDPQLRAAIAAKLQTENQLDYQAENTIVTNGGKHSLYNLMVALLDPGDEVIIPAPYWLSYPEMVKLAEGTPKIVDTTAENGYKLTPQQLRDACTPKTRLLVLNSPSNPTGMVYTPQELRAIAEVVVERDILVVSDEIYEKIIYDDAEQVSIGSLSPEIFARTIISNGFAKAYSMTGWRLGFLAGPLELIKAVSTLQSHSTSNVCTFAQYGAIAALEGSQDCVEEMRQAFAKRRTYILDRLKAIPGLTCPEPKGAFYVFPNISQTGMKSLDFCKALLDRENVATIPGIAFGADDCIRLSYATDLPTIEKGMDRLERFVRSHL; this is translated from the coding sequence ATGAAGCTGGCAGCAAGAGTTGGTCAGGTGACTCCCTCCCTCACCTTAGCGATTTCCGCCCAAGCCAAAGCGATGAAGGCGGAAGGTATCGATGTTTGTAGCTTTAGCGCGGGCGAACCGGATTTTGACACGCCCGACCATATTAAAGCTGCCGCCAAAAAAGCACTGGACGAGGGAAAAACCAAATACGGCCCGGCTGCTGGCGATCCGCAATTGCGCGCGGCGATCGCCGCTAAACTGCAAACAGAAAATCAACTCGACTATCAAGCCGAGAATACGATCGTCACCAACGGGGGCAAACATTCCCTTTATAACCTGATGGTGGCCCTACTCGATCCCGGCGACGAAGTCATTATCCCGGCCCCCTATTGGTTGAGTTACCCGGAAATGGTCAAACTCGCCGAAGGGACTCCCAAAATTGTCGATACCACGGCGGAAAACGGCTACAAACTCACCCCGCAACAGTTGCGCGACGCTTGCACGCCGAAAACGCGCTTGTTAGTCCTCAATTCGCCGTCCAATCCGACCGGAATGGTCTATACTCCCCAAGAATTGCGCGCGATCGCCGAAGTGGTTGTCGAACGCGATATTTTGGTAGTTTCTGACGAAATTTACGAAAAAATCATCTACGACGACGCCGAACAAGTCAGTATCGGTTCGTTATCGCCGGAAATCTTCGCCCGGACGATTATTAGTAACGGTTTTGCCAAAGCTTACTCGATGACCGGATGGCGGTTGGGATTTCTCGCCGGACCGCTAGAGTTAATTAAAGCGGTGAGTACCCTGCAAAGTCACAGTACCTCGAATGTCTGCACCTTTGCTCAATACGGGGCGATCGCGGCCCTGGAAGGATCCCAAGATTGCGTCGAAGAAATGCGTCAAGCCTTTGCCAAACGACGCACCTACATTCTCGATCGCCTCAAAGCTATCCCCGGATTGACCTGTCCCGAACCCAAAGGCGCGTTTTACGTGTTTCCCAATATCAGCCAAACGGGGATGAAATCTCTCGATTTTTGCAAGGCATTATTAGACCGGGAAAATGTGGCGACGATTCCCGGAATCGCTTTCGGCGCCGACGATTGCATCCGCCTTTCCTATGCGACAGATTTACCGACGATTGAGAAAGGGATGGATCGTTTAGAACGCTTCGTGCGATCGCATTTGTAA
- a CDS encoding DUF4241 domain-containing protein produces the protein MSKQKHLITPIPGDRCLAAIAVYGFDPAIESLDLDTDPYPLDSYRIVLLEFYDARGYTPSGWVAVREMLRFEHKKRKAAHKRTRQLAKLLEIPALEWEQVQPLYLGELPGMQSHYDFYETRFFDRNAYLEVEQDREDYPFGASLNGASADRPGVDGDWRLSPERNGVERRLLGYVAVDCGMVAIADPSYLNLWQDNLPDGSDRAQDFSFSGAHNATHHTEAMGGQLYAPFPNPDAVLEAIAQGRTPLFEAGVAVSTGIGDGTYPVYAEYQDLGQPFGKRIVRVTVDFTHHILLQDTLNFASTTD, from the coding sequence ATGTCTAAACAAAAACACCTCATTACCCCGATACCCGGCGATCGTTGTTTGGCGGCGATCGCGGTCTACGGGTTCGATCCGGCGATCGAATCGCTCGATCTCGACACCGATCCCTATCCTTTAGATTCCTATCGCATCGTTTTACTCGAATTCTACGACGCCCGAGGTTATACCCCCTCCGGATGGGTGGCGGTACGAGAAATGCTGCGCTTCGAGCATAAAAAACGCAAAGCCGCTCACAAACGCACCCGCCAACTCGCCAAACTGCTCGAAATTCCCGCCCTCGAATGGGAGCAAGTCCAACCGCTTTATCTCGGCGAGTTACCGGGGATGCAATCCCACTACGATTTCTACGAAACCCGCTTTTTCGATCGCAATGCGTATCTGGAAGTGGAACAAGATCGCGAAGACTATCCCTTCGGCGCCAGCCTCAACGGCGCGTCCGCAGACCGACCCGGCGTCGATGGGGACTGGCGATTGTCGCCCGAACGCAACGGGGTCGAACGCCGTTTGCTCGGTTATGTCGCCGTCGATTGCGGTATGGTGGCGATCGCCGATCCGTCCTATTTGAACTTGTGGCAAGATAATCTTCCCGACGGGAGCGATCGCGCTCAAGATTTTTCCTTCTCCGGCGCCCACAATGCCACTCATCATACCGAAGCTATGGGCGGTCAACTTTACGCGCCCTTCCCCAATCCAGATGCGGTTCTAGAGGCGATCGCCCAAGGTCGTACCCCCTTATTTGAAGCCGGAGTTGCAGTTTCTACGGGCATCGGCGACGGAACCTATCCCGTTTATGCCGAATACCAAGACCTCGGGCAACCTTTTGGCAAGCGCATTGTGCGGGTGACTGTCGATTTCACCCACCATATTTTGCTGCAAGATACGCTCAATTTTGCCAGTACCACGGATTAG